The DNA segment GTTTTCCAGGGAAAAATTGTCGCCCGGCCAGTCGCCATAAACCAAATATGTGGCGGACGTGGCCACGGCGGCGGAGGTGTAGTCGATGAGCATATAGCCATCGAGGCCCCAATTCGGCCCCCAGGAATTGCGCAGAATCCAGGCCCCGTGTCCCTGGCCGTCGGCGTTGTCGTCCCAGCCGACAAGGGAGATGGCGTGGTTGGTATCCGTCCGGAATTCAACGGGAGAAAGTGGCGCGGTATAGGTGTCGGAAAAAATACCCTCGGTGTAGTCCATGAAGGGATCCTCGACCAGAACCGCGGCGTCGATGGCGCCAAAGGTCTGGAGAACGCGCTGCATGGTTTCGACATCGTTGGTGGGGATTCTGTGCCAGCTGCTGAACTTCGTGCGTTTGGCATCCCAATGCAGGTCATGTGGCTCGCTGGTGACGTAGGGGAAGATTTCCTCGCGGGGCAGACCATGATCGACCAGGGCCTGGAGTTCGTCGTAATCGTAACTCGCCCCGGAGTACGGGCCAAACCCTTCGTAATGGGGAGACAAACTCCAGATGATAAACGATTCGGAAAAGCGCGCGGCGTTTTCGTCGTACAGATTCATGGCCCGGTTCAAGGTGCTTTCGGCCGCGGCGGCGGCGGCGAAGGAATAGCAGGTGCCCATGGGGGATTGGTTCTTGACCGGGCCGATAAAGGCGTGGCCGTCGATATCGCGCAGATCAAAGGATTGGGGCAGCGGGAAGGGGTCCGCCCAGGCGATCCGGCCGACCAGGAGGAGAATCAGACAAAGGGGAAGACAAGGTCGATACCAGGGCCGAGTGGGGATACCGATCGGATGCATGTGGCTCCTTATGGTTGTGGGGAAGCGGGGGGCGCGCCCATCGTCGCCCCCCATGCGTCCGTCGTGGCGGGAGGGGGCGTTATATATACATTTCGGGTTCTTTGCGTTGTCCGCACAGATTGTGCAGTTTTTGAGCTGATTCCATCACTTTTTGAGGCATGAGGCGCGCTCCGACGGGGCAGACCCGGATACAGGCGCAGCAGCGCAGACAAAGGGCCGGGTCGGTTCGCACGTCCGATTCGGTCAGGGTGATGGCCGATGTCGGACAGGCCTCCACGCACGTCCCGCACAGCGTGCATGTTTCCGCCTCGGTTTCCGGAGCGATGTTGGCCGCGGGCATGCCATCGCGGTAGGGGAAGTTCCCGGGAACCCGCAGGCCGGGCATCGTGCCGATATCGGCGGTGGTTGCCAGCTTGTCCCGCACTCTCGCGCCGAAATCCAGGGCCACGTTCGTGTCCGCTGTGTCCGGCCGGCCTGGCGCCACTGGCCACTGCGACGTGGAAAAGGAGTGTTCGCCGATAAAGGCCGCTCCGGCCACGGGAACAAAGCCGAGCTCTTCGGCCAAGTTCTTGAGTTCCAACAGGGCGTCCTCGAAGGCGCGGTTGCCGTAGACGACGACCAGCACGGCCGGGCGGCCCTGTCCTCGGACATGCCGGCGCAGACGCTCGACAGCCAGTTCGGGCAGACGGCCGGCATACACCGGCATGCCGATGACAGTGGGGCCGGCAATGTCCGACGGCTGGGGTTGGTCCGCTGTCCGGTCGTAGGTCAGGTCCACCATGGAAGCAGGCGCGGCGCCGAGTCCGCGAGCCACGGCTTCGACGATGGTTTTGGTGGTCTGGGTCGGGGAAAAAAAGATCAGTTCCATGAGACGTGGTCCTTGTGGTTTTATACGGGCCGGGACATTGCCGGGCCGTTTTCATTTGAGCAGGCGGTTGATGATGTCCTTGTATTTTTTTTCAATGACGTGCCGTTTTTTCTTGAAGGAATTGGTCAGCTCCTCGCCCAGGGTGAATTCCTTGTCCAGAAAATGGATGTTCATCAGTTTTTCGTACGGCTTGAAGCCTTTCTTGGCATTGAGGAGCTTGTTCATCTCCTGGCGCAGGCGGTCCAGAAGCTGTTTGTCCCTGAGGGCGTCCTCGGTTTCTTCCAGGACATGGTTGTACTTTTCGAGCACGAATTCGCGCAGTTTTTCCAGGTCCGGGACGATGAGCGCTCCCAGGCCTTTTTTGTCCTGGCCCACGAGCACGGCGTCCTGGACAAAGGGGAACATGGACAGTGTCGCCTCGATATTGGTCGGGTCCACGTTCTCGCCGCTGGCCAGGACGATGATTTCCTTGGCCCGCCCGGTGATGACCAGTTCGCCGGTCAGGGTCAGGCGGCCCAAGTCGCCGGTGCGGAAGAAACCATCGGACGTGAAGGCCTGGGCATTGGCCTCCTCGTTTTTGTAGTATCCCGAAAAGACTTGCGCCCCCCGGACCTGGATTTCCCCCTCGCGACCGTTGGGCAGGGGCTCATCGTTATCTCCCACGATGCGCAGTTCGGTTTCGCCCACGGCCGGCCCGATGGTGCCGAAAATTTCACACTGCAGGCCCCGGCCGGCGATGCCCGGCGAACACTCGGTCATGCCGTAGGCGTTGATGATGCGGATGCCGATGGCATCGATCCATTCATCCAAAAAGGCCGGCAGGCTTCCACCGCCACTGATGGCCGCCTTGAGCCGGCCTCCGAATTTTTTCTGCACGAGCAGGAATTTTTTTTGGGCCAGGGCATACGGCGGGACGAGGAGGGCGTTTTCTATCGCGGCTCCAAGCTTGGCCAGCCAACGCCCGAGAACTGGCTGGGGCGTAAAGACCGGGAGCTGGTCGCGCAGAATACGGCGGTTGCGCCGATACCGGATCGAAACCCAAACCAGGTAGTCGAAAATTTTGGCTTTTTTGGGATCCTGTTTTTTCAGGGCCGAAATAATCTTGGAATACAAGGCTTCCCAGATTCGGGGCACGGTGGCGACCAGGGTTGGCCGGTAGGTTTCCAGATCCGAGGCAAAGGTGCGGATGGAGGAGTAAACCAGGCAGCTCCCGGCGGCCACGCCGATATATTCGGCCGTGCGCTCGAAAATATGCCAGGTCGGCAGGATGGACACCCAGACGTCGTCTGGTCCCAGCTCGATCAGAGGCGGCAGGGTGCGCACGTTGTGCATGATGTTGGCGTGGGTCAACATGACGCCCTTGGGCGTGCCCGTGGTTCCCGACGTGTAGATGATGGTCAGCAGGTCGTCCGGAGTGATCTGCTCCGACAGACCCTTGAACCAGTCCATGTCGCGCGGCTCGATGGTCCTATCGGCGAGGAGTTCCGAATAGCTGGACGCTTTTTCGAACCAGGAATGTTTTTCGGCCCCGGAAATAATGAACACACCCCGGGGTTTGAGCGATTTGATCAATGCCTGGCATTCGGTGTGGAGTTTTTCCGTTTCGATGATCAGGAATTCGGCGCCGCTGTGACGGACGATGTATTCGATCTCGCTTGGCGGGGTGTCGCAACCGCGCGGCACGCTGACCGCGCCCAGGGCCTGCAGGGCCAGGTCGGTCACGATCCAGGAGTAGCGGTTGTCGGACAGAAAAAAAACGACATCGCCCTTGCGAATTTTTTTGGACTTGAAGGCCCTGGCCAGCACCAGGACATCCTCGAAGAATTTTTCGTAGGTGACCTGGAACTCGCTGTCACCAATTCTGTAGATGAACGCGGTATTGTGCCGATGGGTTGTGCAGCTGTCCAGAAAGGTCTGGAAAAATGTCAATGCGACAGGCATGCGCTGTTCTCCCTGAAAAGTTTCGCCTTGTTCACGGACTTGTGGTTATGGGCCAGGACAGGACACCCGTCAGGCGGTCTTGCCGCTCGATATTTTGCGCAGCCGCAGGTTCAGAATTTCGACCAGCAGGGAGAAGCTCATGGCGAAGTAGATGTAGCCACGGTCGATGTGCTTGCCCAGGCTTTCCGCCACCAGAAAGACGCCGATGAGGATGAGGAAGGACAGGGCCAGGATCTGGATGGTTGGCTGGCGCTTGACGAAACCGCTGACCGCGTCGGCGAACAGGAGCATGACCGCCACGGCGGCCATGACCGCCGCGATCATGATCGAAATCTGGCTGGCCATGCCCACGGCGGTGATGACCGAATCCAGGGAAAAGATGATGTCCAGGAAGGCGATCTGGGTCACGGCCGAGACAAAACCCAGGCTTTTATGGATACGGATATCCTCCTCGGGTTTGTGTTCGAGTTTTTCGTGGATCTCAAACGTGGCCTTGGCAATAAGGAAAAGGCCGCCGCCGAGCAGAATCAGGTCGCGTCCGGAAATGGCGTGGTCCAGCACGGAAAAAAGCGGATCGGTCAGGCGCATGACCCAGGTAATGGCGAAAAGAAGCATGATGCGGGTCAGCATGGCCAGGGCCAGGCCGATCTTGCGCGCCTTGGATTGTAATTTTTCCGGCAGATTGTTGGTGATGATGACGATGAAGACGATGTTGTCGATGCCAAGAACTATTTCCAGGCTGGCCAGGGTCAGGAAGGCGATGATGTTTTGCGGATCAAGCATGAAGAGTCCCGCCGGGGATGATGGTTGTCGCGAATCCACTCTGCTTAGGGAAAGGAAGGAATCAAATCAAGCCGTTCCGCTCGCTCTTCCAAGGCGGCCATGTCTTTGCTATTTCATTTGAAATTCAATGAGCGCGCCATGCGCGGGGAGCCCCATGATTCTCGACACCCGACCTTATTCCTTCGACCGCGTCGTCCGCATGGCCCTGGGCGCGGGCCTGATCTGGGCCGTGATCACGGCGCTGGGATACCTGAGCGACGTGCTCATTCCCTTT comes from the Deltaproteobacteria bacterium genome and includes:
- a CDS encoding long-chain fatty acid--CoA ligase, translating into MPVALTFFQTFLDSCTTHRHNTAFIYRIGDSEFQVTYEKFFEDVLVLARAFKSKKIRKGDVVFFLSDNRYSWIVTDLALQALGAVSVPRGCDTPPSEIEYIVRHSGAEFLIIETEKLHTECQALIKSLKPRGVFIISGAEKHSWFEKASSYSELLADRTIEPRDMDWFKGLSEQITPDDLLTIIYTSGTTGTPKGVMLTHANIMHNVRTLPPLIELGPDDVWVSILPTWHIFERTAEYIGVAAGSCLVYSSIRTFASDLETYRPTLVATVPRIWEALYSKIISALKKQDPKKAKIFDYLVWVSIRYRRNRRILRDQLPVFTPQPVLGRWLAKLGAAIENALLVPPYALAQKKFLLVQKKFGGRLKAAISGGGSLPAFLDEWIDAIGIRIINAYGMTECSPGIAGRGLQCEIFGTIGPAVGETELRIVGDNDEPLPNGREGEIQVRGAQVFSGYYKNEEANAQAFTSDGFFRTGDLGRLTLTGELVITGRAKEIIVLASGENVDPTNIEATLSMFPFVQDAVLVGQDKKGLGALIVPDLEKLREFVLEKYNHVLEETEDALRDKQLLDRLRQEMNKLLNAKKGFKPYEKLMNIHFLDKEFTLGEELTNSFKKKRHVIEKKYKDIINRLLK
- a CDS encoding 4Fe-4S dicluster domain-containing protein yields the protein MELIFFSPTQTTKTIVEAVARGLGAAPASMVDLTYDRTADQPQPSDIAGPTVIGMPVYAGRLPELAVERLRRHVRGQGRPAVLVVVYGNRAFEDALLELKNLAEELGFVPVAGAAFIGEHSFSTSQWPVAPGRPDTADTNVALDFGARVRDKLATTADIGTMPGLRVPGNFPYRDGMPAANIAPETEAETCTLCGTCVEACPTSAITLTESDVRTDPALCLRCCACIRVCPVGARLMPQKVMESAQKLHNLCGQRKEPEMYI
- a CDS encoding TerC family protein, with product MLDPQNIIAFLTLASLEIVLGIDNIVFIVIITNNLPEKLQSKARKIGLALAMLTRIMLLFAITWVMRLTDPLFSVLDHAISGRDLILLGGGLFLIAKATFEIHEKLEHKPEEDIRIHKSLGFVSAVTQIAFLDIIFSLDSVITAVGMASQISIMIAAVMAAVAVMLLFADAVSGFVKRQPTIQILALSFLILIGVFLVAESLGKHIDRGYIYFAMSFSLLVEILNLRLRKISSGKTA